The following are encoded together in the Thunnus maccoyii chromosome 18, fThuMac1.1, whole genome shotgun sequence genome:
- the LOC121884940 gene encoding properdin-like isoform X1 codes for MFVPAGLAVRVLPCRYYWLCVCGLSVCFCTVLHAGLPAAVCPMLRGLGCCSCRTMELLPVLVLILVSVERSECVRCFAHFDLNSTQCSEEIGEADADDCCQNIKYGYQAADGVCQSCGHLVWSLWSPWSPCNVLCGEGVRQRSRACFGIGHSDCRNMREKLQTEPCSGTCCDDKGWGLWLPWSTCSVTCGEGGVRKRKRVCPSPPECLSACSGPSEETETCPTHTCPVHGGWSGWSDWSQCSGKCIDDQRDDVIAPTKQRHRSCSNPTPSKDTEPHGNDCPGDGVDIQDCSELPNCPVDGSWGAWSAPGKCSVSCGEGLQLSTRTCNQPAPKYGGRFCDGPSTRSSVCQSTCPVDGFWTGWSSWGECSASCIPQGPAPIRRRHRSCSNPAPSSSPPGRHCQGDDSQTENCDHLPHCPVDGGWGSWSSFSSCPVTCGVGLQVSVRRCDSPAPKHGGRPCTGKARQTTVCKTNVHCPVDGVWSEWSPWNKCRYPFGERNINCTQVGGTQSRERECLHRAHNGTICDALGLTERRVCFDVNGCLMGGNWDGWEPWAFCNPPCGRNSKRFRRRRCSIDYSHYRATIGRKQQKPSFAGSPLADCGDPPDGIKSEKQPCINVPACP; via the exons atgtttgtccCAGCAGGTTTAGCTGTGAGAGTTCTGCCCTGCAGGTATTAttggctgtgtgtctgtggactCTCAGTATGTTTCTGCACAGTTCTGCATGCAGGGCTTCCAGCGGCTGTTTGTCCCATGTTGAGAGGTCTTGGCTG ctgcagctgcaggacgATGGAGCTTCTGCCGGTTCTGGTTCTGATTCTGGTCTCTGTGGAGCGTTCAG agtgtgTGCGGTGTTTTGCGCACTTCGACCTGAACTCGACTCAGTGTTCTGAGGAGATCGGTGAGGCTGATGCAGACGACTGTTGTCAGAACATTAAGTACGGTTACCAGGCAGCAGACGGAGTGTGTCAGTCCTGTGg gcatTTGGTTTGGTCTCTCTGGTCGCCATGGTCACCGTGTAACGTCCTGTGTGGGGAGGgagtgagacagagaagcaGGGCGTGTTTTGGAATAGGCCATTCAGATTGCagaaacatgagagaaaaaCTGCAGACGGAACCCTGCAGCGGCACCTGCTGCGacg ataagGGGTGGGGCTTGTGGCTCCCCTGGTCGACCTGCTCAGTCACCTGTGGAGAAGGCGGAGTCAGGAAGAGAAAGCGAGTCTGCCCCAGTCCTCCTGAGTGTCTCTCTGCCTGCAGCGGTCCttcagaggagacagagaccTGTCCAACACACACCTGTCCAG tccaTGGTGGTTGGTCCGGTTGGTCTGATTGGTCTCAGTGTTCTGGTAAGTGTATCGATGACCAGCGCGATGATGTCATCGCCCCCACCAAACAGCGACATCGTTCCTGTTCTAACCCCACCCCTTCTAAGGACACAGAGCCACACGGCAACGATTGCCCTGGAGACGGTGTGGACATCCAGGACTGCAGCGAGCTCCCCAACTGTCCAG TCGACGGCAGCTGGGGGGCGTGGTCTGCACCGGGGAAATGCTCTGTCTCCTGTGGGGAGGGGCTTCAGCTGTCAACCAGGACCTGTAATCAACCCGCCCCTAAATATGGTGGCCGATTCTGTGATGGACCGAGCACTAGGAGCAGCGTCTGTCAGAGTACCTGCCCAG TGGACGGGTTCTGGACTGGTTGGTCCAGTTGGGGTGAGTGTTCCGCTTCCTGTATCCCACAAGGTCCAGCTCCTATCAGGAGGCGTCACCGCTCCTGTTCTAACCCCGCCCCTTCATCCAGCCCACCTGGCAGACATTGCCAAGGTGACGACAGCCAGACGGAGAACTGCGACCACCTGCCTCACTGTCCAG TGGACGGAGGGTGGGGGTCTTggtcctccttctcttcctgtcCGGTTACCTGTGGGGTGGGGCTTCAGGTGTCAGTCAGGAGATGCGACAGCCCCGCCCCCAAACATGGCGGCCGGCCGTGTACTGGAAAAGCACGCCAAACCACCGTCTGTAAGACCAACGTCCACTgtccag TGGACGGGGTGTGGTCGGAGTGGTCACCGTGGAACAAGTGTAGATACCCGTTCGGTGAGCGGAATATCAACTGTACGCAGGTGGGCGGCACTCAGAGTCGAGAGCGTGAGTGTCTTCATCGAGCTCACAATGGAACCATCTGCGATGCACTCGGCCTGACTGAGAGACGGGTCTGCTTTGATGTCAACGGCTGTTTGA tgggGGGCAACTGGGATGGATGGGAGCCGTGGGCTTTTTGTAATCCGCCCTGTGGAAGAAATTCAAAACGgttcaggaggaggaggtgtagCATTGATTACAGCCACTACAG ggcTACTATTGGTCGTAAGCAGCAGAAGCCATCGTTCGCTGGGTCTCCACTTGCCGACTGCGGAGACCCACCCGACGGCATAAAAAGCGAGAAACAACCCTGCATCAACGTGCCCGCCTGCCCCTGA
- the LOC121884940 gene encoding properdin-like isoform X2, which produces MLRGLGCCSCRTMELLPVLVLILVSVERSECVRCFAHFDLNSTQCSEEIGEADADDCCQNIKYGYQAADGVCQSCGHLVWSLWSPWSPCNVLCGEGVRQRSRACFGIGHSDCRNMREKLQTEPCSGTCCDDKGWGLWLPWSTCSVTCGEGGVRKRKRVCPSPPECLSACSGPSEETETCPTHTCPVHGGWSGWSDWSQCSGKCIDDQRDDVIAPTKQRHRSCSNPTPSKDTEPHGNDCPGDGVDIQDCSELPNCPVDGSWGAWSAPGKCSVSCGEGLQLSTRTCNQPAPKYGGRFCDGPSTRSSVCQSTCPVDGFWTGWSSWGECSASCIPQGPAPIRRRHRSCSNPAPSSSPPGRHCQGDDSQTENCDHLPHCPVDGGWGSWSSFSSCPVTCGVGLQVSVRRCDSPAPKHGGRPCTGKARQTTVCKTNVHCPVDGVWSEWSPWNKCRYPFGERNINCTQVGGTQSRERECLHRAHNGTICDALGLTERRVCFDVNGCLMGGNWDGWEPWAFCNPPCGRNSKRFRRRRCSIDYSHYRATIGRKQQKPSFAGSPLADCGDPPDGIKSEKQPCINVPACP; this is translated from the exons ATGTTGAGAGGTCTTGGCTG ctgcagctgcaggacgATGGAGCTTCTGCCGGTTCTGGTTCTGATTCTGGTCTCTGTGGAGCGTTCAG agtgtgTGCGGTGTTTTGCGCACTTCGACCTGAACTCGACTCAGTGTTCTGAGGAGATCGGTGAGGCTGATGCAGACGACTGTTGTCAGAACATTAAGTACGGTTACCAGGCAGCAGACGGAGTGTGTCAGTCCTGTGg gcatTTGGTTTGGTCTCTCTGGTCGCCATGGTCACCGTGTAACGTCCTGTGTGGGGAGGgagtgagacagagaagcaGGGCGTGTTTTGGAATAGGCCATTCAGATTGCagaaacatgagagaaaaaCTGCAGACGGAACCCTGCAGCGGCACCTGCTGCGacg ataagGGGTGGGGCTTGTGGCTCCCCTGGTCGACCTGCTCAGTCACCTGTGGAGAAGGCGGAGTCAGGAAGAGAAAGCGAGTCTGCCCCAGTCCTCCTGAGTGTCTCTCTGCCTGCAGCGGTCCttcagaggagacagagaccTGTCCAACACACACCTGTCCAG tccaTGGTGGTTGGTCCGGTTGGTCTGATTGGTCTCAGTGTTCTGGTAAGTGTATCGATGACCAGCGCGATGATGTCATCGCCCCCACCAAACAGCGACATCGTTCCTGTTCTAACCCCACCCCTTCTAAGGACACAGAGCCACACGGCAACGATTGCCCTGGAGACGGTGTGGACATCCAGGACTGCAGCGAGCTCCCCAACTGTCCAG TCGACGGCAGCTGGGGGGCGTGGTCTGCACCGGGGAAATGCTCTGTCTCCTGTGGGGAGGGGCTTCAGCTGTCAACCAGGACCTGTAATCAACCCGCCCCTAAATATGGTGGCCGATTCTGTGATGGACCGAGCACTAGGAGCAGCGTCTGTCAGAGTACCTGCCCAG TGGACGGGTTCTGGACTGGTTGGTCCAGTTGGGGTGAGTGTTCCGCTTCCTGTATCCCACAAGGTCCAGCTCCTATCAGGAGGCGTCACCGCTCCTGTTCTAACCCCGCCCCTTCATCCAGCCCACCTGGCAGACATTGCCAAGGTGACGACAGCCAGACGGAGAACTGCGACCACCTGCCTCACTGTCCAG TGGACGGAGGGTGGGGGTCTTggtcctccttctcttcctgtcCGGTTACCTGTGGGGTGGGGCTTCAGGTGTCAGTCAGGAGATGCGACAGCCCCGCCCCCAAACATGGCGGCCGGCCGTGTACTGGAAAAGCACGCCAAACCACCGTCTGTAAGACCAACGTCCACTgtccag TGGACGGGGTGTGGTCGGAGTGGTCACCGTGGAACAAGTGTAGATACCCGTTCGGTGAGCGGAATATCAACTGTACGCAGGTGGGCGGCACTCAGAGTCGAGAGCGTGAGTGTCTTCATCGAGCTCACAATGGAACCATCTGCGATGCACTCGGCCTGACTGAGAGACGGGTCTGCTTTGATGTCAACGGCTGTTTGA tgggGGGCAACTGGGATGGATGGGAGCCGTGGGCTTTTTGTAATCCGCCCTGTGGAAGAAATTCAAAACGgttcaggaggaggaggtgtagCATTGATTACAGCCACTACAG ggcTACTATTGGTCGTAAGCAGCAGAAGCCATCGTTCGCTGGGTCTCCACTTGCCGACTGCGGAGACCCACCCGACGGCATAAAAAGCGAGAAACAACCCTGCATCAACGTGCCCGCCTGCCCCTGA
- the LOC121884938 gene encoding suppressor of cytokine signaling 7-like isoform X1, whose protein sequence is MLRPAAPRRASARPPRTTALRFPGKASWTAGCCCRRPRRVPSRGPPPPQEDFTAAAQRFVDFPVPHGPGPGGPGSRAQLMVFQNLLRSGDRILECGLEPTPPGDTQRQQLNSGPGPGPGSTIAGPSPGGGKDQNPHCAPPEETLQPPQWHSVLRPQTQQGVPALHPESGSVLCHRHRVLTDRLAQWPPALLDQALRLGLLEPRKNRPAGGEDPVLALARRLGQLGEGGGGEDMLPPLPRCSCHSVLASGTGGEDPSETSDALLVLEGLGSEEVGGLGDGEGVGTEKGERGSGGGTCGGAGTLSGLMRQVHRLAEEAGVCTDQSCRTSLAVLGAAVSPPPISSSPSPPVHLPAPDAPTQHQSRSQPQSRATTPKFGVASGGAGRSASPLVVLEGEGEKTPRGKSRKGGSLKVRLSKLFRTKSSSGGPGGGLDKRPSLSSSTSSGGSLLDVWGSSCSNTEPDSARLQVSRPHSAFSPVPFTPAFTGETVSLVDVDISRRGGNSLHPPTPPPPPRRSLSLLDDFGGPPQQQGPFLERSVGASMQSLPPRPLALPPSLSTIQHSLSLNDTFLRGLPRPIPLRPDGQPLPPRLAPRCPLSRPDANSFATSLRELEKCGWYWGPMNWEDAEMKLKGKPDGSFLVRDSSDPRYILSLSFRSQGVTHHTRMEHYRGTFSLWCHPKFEDRCHSVVEFIERAIMHSKNGKFLYFLRSRVPGLPPTPVQLLYPVSRFSSVKSLQHLCRFCIRQLVRIDHIQELPLPTPLIAYLRKFYYYDPEEEISPSLKERAAEPSGQPGVESQT, encoded by the exons ATGTTGAGACCAGCGGCCCCTCGCCGGGCCTCGGCTCGGCCTCCCCGCACTACAGCTCTCCGCTTCCCGGGAAAGGCGAGCTGGACGGCGGGCTGCTGCTGTCGGAGGCCCCGCCGGGTTCCGAGTCgcggtcccccccccccacaggaGGACTTCACTGCGGCGGCCCAGCGGTTCGTGGACTTCCCGGTGCCGCACGGTCCCGGCCCAGGGGGGCCTGGGTCCAGGGCCCAGCTGATGGTGTTTCAGAACTTGCTGCGGTCTGGAGACCGAATCCTGGAGTGCGGACTGGAGCCAACCCCCCCGGgggacacacagagacagcagctGAACTCAGGACCAGGTCCTGGTCCCGGTAGCACAATAGCCGGTCCCAGTCCGGGCGGTGGGAAGGACCAGAACCCTCACTGCGCCCCCCCAGAGGAGACCCTGCAGCCACCCCAGTGGCACTCAGTCCTCAGACCCCAGACCCAACAGGGCGTCCCGGCTCTGCACCCTGAGTCCGGGTCAGTCCTGTGCCACCGACACCGGGTCCTCACAGACAGGCTTGCTCAGTGGCCCCCCGCCCTGCTGGACCAGGCCCTGCGTCTGGGGCTGCTGGAGCCCCGCAAGAACCGCCCTGCTGGGGGTGAGGACCCGGTCCTGGCTCTGGCCCGAAGGCTGGGCCAGCTGGGGGAGGGGGGCGGAGGGGAGGACAtgctgccccccctcccccggTGCTCTTGCCACAGCGTCTTGGCCTCAGGGACGGGTGGCGAGGACCCAAGTGAGACCAGTGACGCCCTGCTGGTCCTGGAGGGGCTGGGGTCTGAGGAGGTGGGGGGGCTGGGGGACGGAGAGGGGGTGGGCACTGAGAAAGGGGAGAGGGGGAGCGGAGGGGGGACATGTGGGGGGGCAGGGACTCTGAGCGGTCTGATGCGGCAGGTCCACAGACTGGCGGAGGAGGCGGGGGTCTGTACGGACCAGAGCTGCCGGACCTCGCTGGCTGTCCTGGGCGCCGCAGTGTCCCCCCCCCCAATCAGCAGCAGCCCCTCTCCCCCAGTCCACCTGCCGGCCCCCGACGCCCCCACGCAGCACCAGTCCCGGTCCCAGCCGCAGAGCCGGGCCACGACCCCCAAATTCGGTGTGGCCTCTGGGGGGGCGGGCCGGTCCGCCTCACCCCTGGTGGTCctggaaggggagggagagaagacGCCGCGGGGGAAGTCCAGGAAGGGGGGTTCCCTGAAGGTCCGACTCAGCAAGCTGTTCAGAACCAAGAGCTCCAGCGGCGGGCCGGGGGGGGGTCTGGACAAGCGGCCGTCGCTGAGCTCATCCACCTCGTCTGGGGGGAGTCTGCTGGACGTGTGGGGGTCCAGCTGCAGCAACACGGAGCCCGACAGCGCCAG GCTGCAGGTGTCCAGACCTCACAGTGCCTTCTCTCCGGTGCCCTTCACTCCTGCTTTCACCG gtgaGACGGTGTCTCTGGTTGATGTGGATATTTCTCGGAGGGGGGGGAACTCTCTTCACCCCccgactcctcctcctccacccagACGGAGCCTCAGTCTGCTCG ATGATTTCGGCGGTCCTCCTCAGCAGCAGGGTCCGTTCCTGGAGCGCAGCGTGGGGGCGTCGATGCAGTCACTGCCCCCCCGACCGCTGGCCCTGCCCCCCTCCCTCAGCACCATCCAACACAGCCTGAGCCTCAACG ACACCTTCCTGCGAGGGTTACCGAGGCCGATCCCGTTGCGTCCCGATGGTCAGCCCCTCCCCCCCCGACTCGCCCCCCGCTGCCCCCTCAGCCGGCCGGACGCCAACAGCTTCGCCACCAGCCTCCGAGAACTGGAAAAG tgtgggTGGTACTGGGGGCCAATGAACTGGGAGGATGCAGAGATGAAGCTGAAGGGGAAACCAGACGGATCGTTTCTGGTTCGAGACAGTTCAGACCCGCGATACATCCTGAGTCTGAGCTTCAGATCGCAGGGAGTCACACACCACACACGCATGGAGCACTACAGag GAACCTTCAGTCTCTGGTGTCATCCAAAGTTTGAGGACCGTTGTCACTCTGTGGTGGAGTTCATAGAGAGAGCCATCATGCACTCCAAGAACGGGAAGTTCCTCTACTTCCTGCGCTCCAGAGTCCCCG GTCTGCCCCCCACCCCGGTCCAGCTCCTGTACCCGGTCTCCAGGTTCAGCAGCGTTAAATCTCTGCAGCATCTCTGTCGCTTCTGCATCAGACAGCTGGTCCGGATCGACCACATCCAGGAGCTGCCGCTGCCCAC ACCTCTGATCGCCTACCTGAGGAAGTTTTATTACTACGACCCCGAGGAGGAGATCAGCCCGTCGCTGAAGGAGAGAGCGGCGGAGCCGAGCGGCCAGCCGGGGGTCGAGTCTCAAACGTAG
- the LOC121884940 gene encoding properdin-like isoform X3, whose product MELLPVLVLILVSVERSECVRCFAHFDLNSTQCSEEIGEADADDCCQNIKYGYQAADGVCQSCGHLVWSLWSPWSPCNVLCGEGVRQRSRACFGIGHSDCRNMREKLQTEPCSGTCCDDKGWGLWLPWSTCSVTCGEGGVRKRKRVCPSPPECLSACSGPSEETETCPTHTCPVHGGWSGWSDWSQCSGKCIDDQRDDVIAPTKQRHRSCSNPTPSKDTEPHGNDCPGDGVDIQDCSELPNCPVDGSWGAWSAPGKCSVSCGEGLQLSTRTCNQPAPKYGGRFCDGPSTRSSVCQSTCPVDGFWTGWSSWGECSASCIPQGPAPIRRRHRSCSNPAPSSSPPGRHCQGDDSQTENCDHLPHCPVDGGWGSWSSFSSCPVTCGVGLQVSVRRCDSPAPKHGGRPCTGKARQTTVCKTNVHCPVDGVWSEWSPWNKCRYPFGERNINCTQVGGTQSRERECLHRAHNGTICDALGLTERRVCFDVNGCLMGGNWDGWEPWAFCNPPCGRNSKRFRRRRCSIDYSHYRATIGRKQQKPSFAGSPLADCGDPPDGIKSEKQPCINVPACP is encoded by the exons ATGGAGCTTCTGCCGGTTCTGGTTCTGATTCTGGTCTCTGTGGAGCGTTCAG agtgtgTGCGGTGTTTTGCGCACTTCGACCTGAACTCGACTCAGTGTTCTGAGGAGATCGGTGAGGCTGATGCAGACGACTGTTGTCAGAACATTAAGTACGGTTACCAGGCAGCAGACGGAGTGTGTCAGTCCTGTGg gcatTTGGTTTGGTCTCTCTGGTCGCCATGGTCACCGTGTAACGTCCTGTGTGGGGAGGgagtgagacagagaagcaGGGCGTGTTTTGGAATAGGCCATTCAGATTGCagaaacatgagagaaaaaCTGCAGACGGAACCCTGCAGCGGCACCTGCTGCGacg ataagGGGTGGGGCTTGTGGCTCCCCTGGTCGACCTGCTCAGTCACCTGTGGAGAAGGCGGAGTCAGGAAGAGAAAGCGAGTCTGCCCCAGTCCTCCTGAGTGTCTCTCTGCCTGCAGCGGTCCttcagaggagacagagaccTGTCCAACACACACCTGTCCAG tccaTGGTGGTTGGTCCGGTTGGTCTGATTGGTCTCAGTGTTCTGGTAAGTGTATCGATGACCAGCGCGATGATGTCATCGCCCCCACCAAACAGCGACATCGTTCCTGTTCTAACCCCACCCCTTCTAAGGACACAGAGCCACACGGCAACGATTGCCCTGGAGACGGTGTGGACATCCAGGACTGCAGCGAGCTCCCCAACTGTCCAG TCGACGGCAGCTGGGGGGCGTGGTCTGCACCGGGGAAATGCTCTGTCTCCTGTGGGGAGGGGCTTCAGCTGTCAACCAGGACCTGTAATCAACCCGCCCCTAAATATGGTGGCCGATTCTGTGATGGACCGAGCACTAGGAGCAGCGTCTGTCAGAGTACCTGCCCAG TGGACGGGTTCTGGACTGGTTGGTCCAGTTGGGGTGAGTGTTCCGCTTCCTGTATCCCACAAGGTCCAGCTCCTATCAGGAGGCGTCACCGCTCCTGTTCTAACCCCGCCCCTTCATCCAGCCCACCTGGCAGACATTGCCAAGGTGACGACAGCCAGACGGAGAACTGCGACCACCTGCCTCACTGTCCAG TGGACGGAGGGTGGGGGTCTTggtcctccttctcttcctgtcCGGTTACCTGTGGGGTGGGGCTTCAGGTGTCAGTCAGGAGATGCGACAGCCCCGCCCCCAAACATGGCGGCCGGCCGTGTACTGGAAAAGCACGCCAAACCACCGTCTGTAAGACCAACGTCCACTgtccag TGGACGGGGTGTGGTCGGAGTGGTCACCGTGGAACAAGTGTAGATACCCGTTCGGTGAGCGGAATATCAACTGTACGCAGGTGGGCGGCACTCAGAGTCGAGAGCGTGAGTGTCTTCATCGAGCTCACAATGGAACCATCTGCGATGCACTCGGCCTGACTGAGAGACGGGTCTGCTTTGATGTCAACGGCTGTTTGA tgggGGGCAACTGGGATGGATGGGAGCCGTGGGCTTTTTGTAATCCGCCCTGTGGAAGAAATTCAAAACGgttcaggaggaggaggtgtagCATTGATTACAGCCACTACAG ggcTACTATTGGTCGTAAGCAGCAGAAGCCATCGTTCGCTGGGTCTCCACTTGCCGACTGCGGAGACCCACCCGACGGCATAAAAAGCGAGAAACAACCCTGCATCAACGTGCCCGCCTGCCCCTGA
- the LOC121884938 gene encoding suppressor of cytokine signaling 7-like isoform X2, which translates to MLRPAAPRRASARPPRTTALRFPGKASWTAGCCCRRPRRVPSRGPPPPQEDFTAAAQRFVDFPVPHGPGPGGPGSRAQLMVFQNLLRSGDRILECGLEPTPPGDTQRQQLNSGPGPGPGSTIAGPSPGGGKDQNPHCAPPEETLQPPQWHSVLRPQTQQGVPALHPESGSVLCHRHRVLTDRLAQWPPALLDQALRLGLLEPRKNRPAGGEDPVLALARRLGQLGEGGGGEDMLPPLPRCSCHSVLASGTGGEDPSETSDALLVLEGLGSEEVGGLGDGEGVGTEKGERGSGGGTCGGAGTLSGLMRQVHRLAEEAGVCTDQSCRTSLAVLGAAVSPPPISSSPSPPVHLPAPDAPTQHQSRSQPQSRATTPKFGVASGGAGRSASPLVVLEGEGEKTPRGKSRKGGSLKVRLSKLFRTKSSSGGPGGGLDKRPSLSSSTSSGGSLLDVWGSSCSNTEPDSARLQVSRPHSAFSPVPFTPAFTDDFGGPPQQQGPFLERSVGASMQSLPPRPLALPPSLSTIQHSLSLNDTFLRGLPRPIPLRPDGQPLPPRLAPRCPLSRPDANSFATSLRELEKCGWYWGPMNWEDAEMKLKGKPDGSFLVRDSSDPRYILSLSFRSQGVTHHTRMEHYRGTFSLWCHPKFEDRCHSVVEFIERAIMHSKNGKFLYFLRSRVPGLPPTPVQLLYPVSRFSSVKSLQHLCRFCIRQLVRIDHIQELPLPTPLIAYLRKFYYYDPEEEISPSLKERAAEPSGQPGVESQT; encoded by the exons ATGTTGAGACCAGCGGCCCCTCGCCGGGCCTCGGCTCGGCCTCCCCGCACTACAGCTCTCCGCTTCCCGGGAAAGGCGAGCTGGACGGCGGGCTGCTGCTGTCGGAGGCCCCGCCGGGTTCCGAGTCgcggtcccccccccccacaggaGGACTTCACTGCGGCGGCCCAGCGGTTCGTGGACTTCCCGGTGCCGCACGGTCCCGGCCCAGGGGGGCCTGGGTCCAGGGCCCAGCTGATGGTGTTTCAGAACTTGCTGCGGTCTGGAGACCGAATCCTGGAGTGCGGACTGGAGCCAACCCCCCCGGgggacacacagagacagcagctGAACTCAGGACCAGGTCCTGGTCCCGGTAGCACAATAGCCGGTCCCAGTCCGGGCGGTGGGAAGGACCAGAACCCTCACTGCGCCCCCCCAGAGGAGACCCTGCAGCCACCCCAGTGGCACTCAGTCCTCAGACCCCAGACCCAACAGGGCGTCCCGGCTCTGCACCCTGAGTCCGGGTCAGTCCTGTGCCACCGACACCGGGTCCTCACAGACAGGCTTGCTCAGTGGCCCCCCGCCCTGCTGGACCAGGCCCTGCGTCTGGGGCTGCTGGAGCCCCGCAAGAACCGCCCTGCTGGGGGTGAGGACCCGGTCCTGGCTCTGGCCCGAAGGCTGGGCCAGCTGGGGGAGGGGGGCGGAGGGGAGGACAtgctgccccccctcccccggTGCTCTTGCCACAGCGTCTTGGCCTCAGGGACGGGTGGCGAGGACCCAAGTGAGACCAGTGACGCCCTGCTGGTCCTGGAGGGGCTGGGGTCTGAGGAGGTGGGGGGGCTGGGGGACGGAGAGGGGGTGGGCACTGAGAAAGGGGAGAGGGGGAGCGGAGGGGGGACATGTGGGGGGGCAGGGACTCTGAGCGGTCTGATGCGGCAGGTCCACAGACTGGCGGAGGAGGCGGGGGTCTGTACGGACCAGAGCTGCCGGACCTCGCTGGCTGTCCTGGGCGCCGCAGTGTCCCCCCCCCCAATCAGCAGCAGCCCCTCTCCCCCAGTCCACCTGCCGGCCCCCGACGCCCCCACGCAGCACCAGTCCCGGTCCCAGCCGCAGAGCCGGGCCACGACCCCCAAATTCGGTGTGGCCTCTGGGGGGGCGGGCCGGTCCGCCTCACCCCTGGTGGTCctggaaggggagggagagaagacGCCGCGGGGGAAGTCCAGGAAGGGGGGTTCCCTGAAGGTCCGACTCAGCAAGCTGTTCAGAACCAAGAGCTCCAGCGGCGGGCCGGGGGGGGGTCTGGACAAGCGGCCGTCGCTGAGCTCATCCACCTCGTCTGGGGGGAGTCTGCTGGACGTGTGGGGGTCCAGCTGCAGCAACACGGAGCCCGACAGCGCCAG GCTGCAGGTGTCCAGACCTCACAGTGCCTTCTCTCCGGTGCCCTTCACTCCTGCTTTCACCG ATGATTTCGGCGGTCCTCCTCAGCAGCAGGGTCCGTTCCTGGAGCGCAGCGTGGGGGCGTCGATGCAGTCACTGCCCCCCCGACCGCTGGCCCTGCCCCCCTCCCTCAGCACCATCCAACACAGCCTGAGCCTCAACG ACACCTTCCTGCGAGGGTTACCGAGGCCGATCCCGTTGCGTCCCGATGGTCAGCCCCTCCCCCCCCGACTCGCCCCCCGCTGCCCCCTCAGCCGGCCGGACGCCAACAGCTTCGCCACCAGCCTCCGAGAACTGGAAAAG tgtgggTGGTACTGGGGGCCAATGAACTGGGAGGATGCAGAGATGAAGCTGAAGGGGAAACCAGACGGATCGTTTCTGGTTCGAGACAGTTCAGACCCGCGATACATCCTGAGTCTGAGCTTCAGATCGCAGGGAGTCACACACCACACACGCATGGAGCACTACAGag GAACCTTCAGTCTCTGGTGTCATCCAAAGTTTGAGGACCGTTGTCACTCTGTGGTGGAGTTCATAGAGAGAGCCATCATGCACTCCAAGAACGGGAAGTTCCTCTACTTCCTGCGCTCCAGAGTCCCCG GTCTGCCCCCCACCCCGGTCCAGCTCCTGTACCCGGTCTCCAGGTTCAGCAGCGTTAAATCTCTGCAGCATCTCTGTCGCTTCTGCATCAGACAGCTGGTCCGGATCGACCACATCCAGGAGCTGCCGCTGCCCAC ACCTCTGATCGCCTACCTGAGGAAGTTTTATTACTACGACCCCGAGGAGGAGATCAGCCCGTCGCTGAAGGAGAGAGCGGCGGAGCCGAGCGGCCAGCCGGGGGTCGAGTCTCAAACGTAG